In Nocardioides nitrophenolicus, the genomic window ATGGGTGGTCCCCTCCCGTGGCGTACTCACGGGTAACGAGCGACCTGTGGCGACGGTCACGCCCGGATCGCTCAGGGCCGGTCGGGCATGTTCGTCCACCCCTTGCCGTCATGGCGCCGGAACCACCCGGACGCGGCCAGGGTGCCTCCGTCGACGGGGATCGTGTGCCCCGTGACGAAGCGGGCGGCGTCGCTGGTCAGGAAGTCCACGACGCCGGCGTGGTCCTCGGCCTCGGCGAACCGGCCGAGCGGCAGCCACAGCGGCACCAGCTCCTCGTCGCGCCCGCGCAGCATCGCCGCGCTGGAGGTCTGGGCGGTGTCGGTGAGGTCCGGCGCGATGGCGTTCACCCGCACGCCGCGCGGCCCCAGCTCGACCGCCATGCTCTTGGTGAAGGCGGAGACACCGGCCTTGAAGGCGGAGTACGGCGCGCTGGCCGGGATGCCGCGGTAGGCCTCCACCGTCGAGACGTTGACGATCGCCGAGCCCGGCCCGAGGTGCGGCAGCACGGCGTACGTCATGGCGATGACGTGGCGCAGGTTGACCTCGTAGAGACGCTGCCACTGCTCGGGGGTGCTGTGCGCGAGGTCGCGCGAGGCAGGGCGGAAGTCGCCGACGTTGTTGACCAGGACGTCGATCGTGCCGCTGATCCCGGCGGCCGCGGTCGTGACCGCGGCGACGGTCTCGTCGTCGGTGATGTCGCCGGTGATGACGGTGCACGTCCCGCCCTCCGCGCGGATGCCCGACGCCGTGGCGTCGGCGGCCGCCGGGTCGAGGTCGTTGAGGACGACGTGGTCGCCCCGCGCCCCCAGCGCACGCGAGATCGCGCCGCCGATGCCCCCGGCACCGCCGGTGACGATGCTGACCCGCTGTTCCATGCTCACTCCGCTCATTCCGCTCATTCCGGTGTTCGACGTTCTGGCAGGATCACGGCGTGACCCGTGAGACCGCTCCGGCGCGCCGGATGCGGGTGCGCGAGGACCCCGCCGTACGCCGGCAGGCGATCCTCGACAGCGCCGCGACCCTGTTCGCGCGGCGCGGGTTCGCGGAGACGACGGTGCGGCACATCGCCGACGAGGCCGAGATCCAGTCGGGCAGCCTGTACCACTACTTCCCCTCCAAGGACGCGCTCCTGGAGGCGGTGCTCCGGGAGTTCCTGGCCGACCTGGCGTCCGCGACCGAGGCGATCGTGGACGCGGACGTCGCGCCACGACAGCGGGTCGGCGACCTGGTGCGGCACGCCTTCGGACTGATCGCCGAGCGTCCCGCCTGGGTGCTGACCTACCAGAACGAGTTCCTGCGCGTGGTCGACGAGCCCGACTTCGCCTTCGTCGCCGAGCAGAGCGCGGCTATCGAGGCGGGCTGGGTGCGGGCACTGCGCGCGAGCGCCATCGCCGGGGACTTCGCGGTCGACGTACCTGTCGACGTGCGCTACCGACTGCTGCGCGACGCGACCTGGACCGCGGTGCGGTGGTATCGCGCCGGCGAGGCGAGCGATGCGGCCACCCTCGCCGAGCAGTACCTCGCGGTCCTCTACCACTAGCCGCGGGGCGGCAGCGCGTCGACCGCGGCGACCATCGCGCGCAGCGTCGCCGCGAGGTCGCCGCCCTCGTAGCCCAGCAGCTCCCGCTCGGCGGCGTCCGGCTCGTAGTCGATCGTCACACCCTTGCCGGCGACCAGGAAGTCGTCGGGCAGGAACGCGTGGTCGTCGTCGCAGACGGCGACGGTGCGCCCGGCGCCGGCGGCGTCGAAGAGGGCCTGGAAGTAGGACTGGAAGCTGAGGTTCTCGTCGCCGATGAGGTACGCGCGGCCGGACTCGCCGCGCTCGACGGCGCCCGCGACGGCGGCGGCGACGGCGTGCACCGAGATGTAGTTGGTGCCACCGTGGGGCGCACAGTCGGGCACCTTCGCGGCCAGCCCACCGCGCGCCCAGCGCACCATCTTGGCGAACGCGTGGAGCGCGCGTCCCGGCGCGACCCCGACGACATTGGGCGGGTTGACCGCGCACACCGCGAACTCGGGGGTGGCCAGCGCGAGGACGCCGCGCTCCGCCTCCGCCCGGGCGCGGACGTAGGCGTTGGTCGCGACCAGGTCCGGCAGCACCTGGTGGTAGTAGCTGCCGACCAGCACCGCCCGTCGTACGCCGGCGTCACGGGCCTCGGCGAAGAACGCCGGCAGGCTCGCGGTCTGCACGTCCTGCCAGGTCTCGGCCGAGGCGTGCGGGCCGACGTGGCGGATGTCCTGGGCGGCGGCGAACACGAGCGCGTCGAACTCCCGGAGCCGCTCGGTCCAGCCGGGACTCGTGTAGTCGCCCTCGACCCACCGGTGGGCCGCGGCGGGCGCACCCTCCTCAGGCCGGTTCCGCCCGGCCACGGCGACGTCGTACCCACGCCGGGCGAGCTCGGTCGCCACGGTCGAACCGATCAGGCCGGTGCCACCGACCACCAGGACCCGCTGCATGCCGCCTCCTCGCTTTGACCTATCGAGCGCTTGGTAGATAAGAGCAGCATAGGCGAGCCCGCGCGGGAGTCAACCACGCGGCCCGTCAGGCGGGAACGAGGGAGATGTCGCCCGAGACGGTGGTGGCGCGCAGCTCGACGTGGTCGGCACCCGGCTCCGGCCGGCCGACCGGCGGCAGGGTGGAGCTGACCCGGCCGGTGACGGTCGTGACGTCGGTCCAGACCGGCGTACCCGCGGGGATTCCGACGCGGACCCGGGTCGAGGCGCCCTTGATCAGGATCCGACCGCGGCGCGCCGTACGGACGACGACGTCGCCGGAGCCGGTCTTGCTGGTCAGGTCGGCCACGGACTCACCCACCTCGAGGTCGCCCGAACCGGTCTTCACGATCGCCGTACCAAGCGCTTGGCCGAGGCAGACGTCGCCGGAGCCGGTGGACACGGACGCGGCCTGGGCGACCCGGCCCAGGTCGACGGCGCCGGAGCCGGTGCGGACCCGGACGTCGCCGTCGACCTCGGCGACGCTGACGTCACCCGAGCCGGTGTCGACGACCACGGTCCTCGCCTGGTCGAGGACCACCTCGCCGGACGCGCTCTTGACCCGGGCTGTCATCAGCCGGCCACTGGCGGTGATGCTCGCGCTGCCACTGCGGGCGATCAGGTCGCTGTCGAGCGGCACGACGACCTCGATGTCGAGCTCATCAGCACGGGCGAAGACGCCATTGCGCTGCTTCGGGGCGTGCACGCCGATCCGACGGCCGTCCTGGGTGACCCGGACCTCGGCCGCACGCGCGCCGGCGAGGGTCACCTCGGTCGTCGCCTGGTCGGCGGCCCGGACGACGATCCGACCGCGGCCGTTCTCGACGTGCAGGCGGACCGGTCCGGGGGTCTCGAGGACCTGGCGGAGGGGCTCGTGGTCGGTCATGGGATCTCCTTGGTCTGGTAGGCCCGCTCAGAGCCAGCCGGTGAGACGGCGGTCGGCACCCGGCTTGCCGCCGGGCTGACCGCCGAACGGGAAGTCGGCGCCGAACGGCCGACTGGACAGGTCGACGTCGACCGGGAGGGCGCGCTCACTCGTCGCGCTGCGGATCAGAGTGACCAGCCAGGTGTTGAGCGACTGGCCGGCCTGGGCCGCGGCCTCGTCGGCGCGGGCCTTGAGCGACTCCGGGAGCCGCAGGCTCACCCGCGCCTGCCCCTCGTCCTCGGCGGGCGGCTCGGCCGGCACCGGGCCGGTCACCAGCTCCGGCGCCGCCGGACCCACCGGCCCGTTCGGCTCACCCGGCGTCACCACGAAGTCGAGGTCGCGACCGTCGAGCCGGACATCGACGCCGCCGCTCGGCATCGCGGCCGTGATCTCCGCGGCCGCCTGGCTGATCGCCTCCATCACGGCGAGCCGTACCGCGGGATCCAGCGCGTAGCCCAACCGCTCGGCCACCTCCCGCGCCTGCTCCCCCGCGCTCTCGGCGGCGGCGAGGAGGTCGCGGCGGAGGCTCTCGACGTACGGCCCGATGTCCATGACATCACTATGACGCCATCATGACATCATTTCAACTGCGTGGTGCTGTCATTCCGCCGACCCGGCAGAAAGTGGTGTGCAGAACGCGCCGACCCGGCAGAAAGTCGCGTCGGGGGGACGCCGACCCGGCAGAAAGTCGCGCCGGGGGGACGCCGACCCGGCAGAAGATCGCGCGCCGTGCGCGCCAGTTTCTGCCGGGTCGGCGGGAATCCAGAGCCAGTTTCTGCCGGGTCGGCGGGAATCCAGAGCCAGTTTCTGCCGGGTCGGCGGTCAGCCGAGTCCGAGGAGCTCGGTCGAGCGCTCGCGCATCTCCACCTTGCGGACCTTCCCGGTGACGGTCATCGGGAACTCGTCGACCAGCAGGACGTAGCGCGGGATCTTGTAGTGCGCGAGCTTGCCGGTCGCGAAGGCGCGCACCCCGTCGGCGTCGAGCGAGTCCGCGCCGGGGCGCAGGCGGATCCAGGCGCACAGCTCCTCGCCGTACTTCTCGTCGGGTACGCCGACCACCTGGACGTCCTCGACGTCGGGATGGGTGTAGAGGAACTCCTCGATCTCGCGCGGGTAGATGTTCTCGCCGCCGCGGATGACCATGTCCTTGATCCGGCCGACGATGTTGGCGTAGCCGTCCTCGCGCATCACGGCGAGGTCGCCGGTGTGCATCCAGCCGTCGGCGTCGATCGCCTCGGCGGTCTTGTCGGGGTCGTTCCAGTAGCCGAGCATCACGCTGTAGCCGCGGGTGCAGAACTCCCCCGGCTCGCCCCGCGGCACGGTCTCCCCCGTCACCGGGTCGACGATCCGGATCTCGACGTGGGGCGCAGCCCGGCCGATGGTCGACGTACGACGGTCCAGGTCGTCGTCCGCGCGGGTCTGGCAGCTCACCGGGCTGGTCTCGGTCATGCCGTAGGCGATGGACACCTCGGCCATGTGCATGTCGTTGATGCAGCGCTTCATCACCTCGACGGGGCAGATCGAGCCGGCCATGATGCCGGTGCGCA contains:
- a CDS encoding SDR family NAD(P)-dependent oxidoreductase, whose amino-acid sequence is MEQRVSIVTGGAGGIGGAISRALGARGDHVVLNDLDPAAADATASGIRAEGGTCTVITGDITDDETVAAVTTAAAGISGTIDVLVNNVGDFRPASRDLAHSTPEQWQRLYEVNLRHVIAMTYAVLPHLGPGSAIVNVSTVEAYRGIPASAPYSAFKAGVSAFTKSMAVELGPRGVRVNAIAPDLTDTAQTSSAAMLRGRDEELVPLWLPLGRFAEAEDHAGVVDFLTSDAARFVTGHTIPVDGGTLAASGWFRRHDGKGWTNMPDRP
- a CDS encoding TetR/AcrR family transcriptional regulator, which gives rise to MTRETAPARRMRVREDPAVRRQAILDSAATLFARRGFAETTVRHIADEAEIQSGSLYHYFPSKDALLEAVLREFLADLASATEAIVDADVAPRQRVGDLVRHAFGLIAERPAWVLTYQNEFLRVVDEPDFAFVAEQSAAIEAGWVRALRASAIAGDFAVDVPVDVRYRLLRDATWTAVRWYRAGEASDAATLAEQYLAVLYH
- a CDS encoding NAD-dependent epimerase/dehydratase family protein; translation: MQRVLVVGGTGLIGSTVATELARRGYDVAVAGRNRPEEGAPAAAHRWVEGDYTSPGWTERLREFDALVFAAAQDIRHVGPHASAETWQDVQTASLPAFFAEARDAGVRRAVLVGSYYHQVLPDLVATNAYVRARAEAERGVLALATPEFAVCAVNPPNVVGVAPGRALHAFAKMVRWARGGLAAKVPDCAPHGGTNYISVHAVAAAVAGAVERGESGRAYLIGDENLSFQSYFQALFDAAGAGRTVAVCDDDHAFLPDDFLVAGKGVTIDYEPDAAERELLGYEGGDLAATLRAMVAAVDALPPRG
- a CDS encoding DUF4097 family beta strand repeat-containing protein → MTDHEPLRQVLETPGPVRLHVENGRGRIVVRAADQATTEVTLAGARAAEVRVTQDGRRIGVHAPKQRNGVFARADELDIEVVVPLDSDLIARSGSASITASGRLMTARVKSASGEVVLDQARTVVVDTGSGDVSVAEVDGDVRVRTGSGAVDLGRVAQAASVSTGSGDVCLGQALGTAIVKTGSGDLEVGESVADLTSKTGSGDVVVRTARRGRILIKGASTRVRVGIPAGTPVWTDVTTVTGRVSSTLPPVGRPEPGADHVELRATTVSGDISLVPA
- a CDS encoding toxin-antitoxin system HicB family antitoxin, translated to MDIGPYVESLRRDLLAAAESAGEQAREVAERLGYALDPAVRLAVMEAISQAAAEITAAMPSGGVDVRLDGRDLDFVVTPGEPNGPVGPAAPELVTGPVPAEPPAEDEGQARVSLRLPESLKARADEAAAQAGQSLNTWLVTLIRSATSERALPVDVDLSSRPFGADFPFGGQPGGKPGADRRLTGWL